The stretch of DNA TTAATATCTTCAAAAATAAACAATAAAATAGAACAAAATAAATGGCTTAGAAATACGAAGTTAGAGTTATTTTCAAAATTTACAGAAGATATATTATCTATTGATACTTTAAATATTGAAATTCAACTAAGAGAAATTAAAAAAACATCAGCAAAAATAATATTACTCGTAAACGATAGAAAAGTAAATGATAAAATTGAGAATTATATAAATGCGTTGATAAAATTTAATGAAAATGAACGAATTGAAAAAAATGCATTAAGTTTAGTAAATAAAGATATGATCTCTTTTTTAAGTAGAAATATAAAATTAAATGGAAATTAAAATAATCTATCAAAAATAGGAATAAAAATGAATTTTAGAATTGAAAAAGATACAATGGGTGAAATTAAAGTTGCTAATGACAAATATTGGCAAGCTCAAACTCAAAGAAGTTTAGAAAATTTTCCAATTGGTGATGAAAAAATGCCAAAAGAAATAATTGAAGGTTTTGCGTATTTAAAAAAAGCTTGCGCAATAGTAAATAATAAATTAAAAAGATTAGATGATATAAAAACAGATGCAATTTGTAAAGCTTGCGATGAGGTAATTGAAAAAAAATTAGAAAATAATTTTCCTTTGGTTGTTTGGCAAACAGGTTCTGGAACACAATCAAATATGAATATAAATGAAGTTGTAGCTTCAAGGGCAACTGAAATTTTAGGAAAAGATTTTAGAGTAGAAAAATTAATTCATCCAAATGATGATGTAAACAAAGGTCAAAGTTCGAATGATACTTTTCCAACAGCAATGAGAGTTGCTTTTGTACTTGATATTCAAAAAAGATTAATACCTGCGATAAATATTTTAAAAACTACTTTAGAAAAAAAATCAAAAGAGTTTGAAAATATTGTAAAAATAGGAAGAACTCATTTACAAGATGCAACTCCACTAACTTTGGGGCAAGAAATATCAGCTTATGTTGATATGTTAAATAAAGCTTTGGCTCAAATTGATGATTCTATGAAATATATCGTAGAACTTGCAATTGGAGGAACTGCTGTTGGAACAGGGCTTAATTCTCATCCTAATTTTTCACCAATGGTTTGTGAAGCTTTAAATTTATTAACAAATACAAAATATCCTTTTAAATCTCATCCAAATAAATTTCATGCTTTAACAGCGCATGATGGTGAAGTGGTTTTAAGCGGAGTTTTAACAGCACTTGCCTCAAATCTTATGAAAATAGCAAATGATATTAGATGGCTTTCATCAGGCCCTAGATGTGGAATAGGAGAAATTAATATCCCTGAAAATGAACCTGGAAGTTCAATAATGCCTGGAAAAGTAAACCCAACTCAAAGTGAAGCAATGACTATGGTAGCTGTTCAAGTGATGGGAAATAATACAGCAGTTTCAATAGCTGCTAGCCAAGGTAATTTTGAATTAAATGTATTTAAACCTGTAATTGCTTTAAATATTTTACAGTCAATTAGACTTTTAAGTGACACTATGCTTGCATTTAATGATAATTGTGCAGTTGGAATTGAAGCAAATTTGGTAAATATAAATAAATATTTAAATGATTCTTTGATGCTAGTAACGGCACTTAATCCATATATTGGATATGAAAAAGCAGCATTAATAGCAAAAACGGCTCATAAAAATGGAACTACACTTAAACAAGAAGCAGTAAATCTTGGAATTTTAAGTGAAAAAGAGTTTGATTTATATGTAAAACCAGAAGATATGATAAAACCTAGTTTATAATGGAGATTTAGTTGAAAGAGTTAGAAAAGTACTTTTTGATTGAAGAGTTTGAAGATGGTTGGGGAATGGATGATGAGTTTATTTGTGAAGAACAGCTGTTTGATTATTGTACAGAAGCTTTGTTTATTCCTGACGAAAAAATCGAAGAGCTAAATATGATAGGTGGTGAACTTGAAATTGTTCTAAAAGATTTGGAATTAGAAGATTTAGCTGAAGATTGGTATGTAAATCTTCAAAAATCTTCTAAGGATAATTGAATTTGATTTAAATCATTTTAAGTAGACTAATTGTTGGATACACTTTTTTATTGATTATAAAAGGAAACTAATGTTCAGTTTTATTTTTACTAAAAAAGAAAAAAAGTTTAAAAGAGAAAAAACATTTGTTTGCAAGCATTGTAAATATACTTGCGAAGGTTGTAATACCAGATTTTGTTATGCTTGTCATTCAAATTCTGGTAATCCTTGTCCCCAGTGCGGTAAAACTAATTTACAAGAAAAAGAATTATCAATATAAATATTTAAACCTCTATACTAAAAGAAGCACCTTTATCTTTATTAAAAACTTTTATTTTTCCTTTAAAATGTGATTCTATAATCATTTTTGACATATAAAGACCAATTCCACTTCCTTTTTGTTTTGTTGTGAAATATGGATCAAATATGTGATTTATGTATTTGTTTTCTATTCCACCTGCATTGTCTAAAATAGTAGTTATTATTGAGTCATTTTTTTCGTTTATTGAAATAATTATTTTCGGATTTTGTATTTGTCTTGAAATCAAAACATCTTTTGCATTTGTTAAAATATTTAAAATTACTTGAGAATATTCATTTTCATAAGCATTAATTTGTTTATCTTTTATAACATTAAATTCAAATTCTATTTTGTTACTTTCAAAAATTGGTTCCATTATTTCTAAAGCTTTTTTTACAGCAACACTGATATAAAAAATCTCTTTTTGTTTATTTGGTTTATAAAAGTCTCTAAAATTATCTATAGTTTTGGACATAAAATCTAGTTGAGCATTTGATTCTTCAATTTTTTCTTTTAAATATTTTTTATCCAAAGGTTCATCTTCAAAAGCTAATTGTAAATTCATATTTATAAAACCTAAATGTGTTAAAGGTTGTCGCCATTGATGGGCAATATTGTTTATCATTTCTCCCATTGAGGCTAATTTACTTTGATGAATTAGAAGTTTTTCTTTTTCATTTTTTTCTTCAACCATTTTTTTTAGGGTGTATCCAAGAGCAAAACTAAAAATTAAAGATTCAATTGGTGCTGATAGATGTACGGTATAAATTCCACTAATTTCAATTGAATCAAGTTCTGTTAAAAAAAGAAATAGAAAAACAATAAACCAACCTAATGTATAAACTATATGAAGATAGTTTTTTTGAAATACTGAAATTAAACCTGCAAGTGTTGATATAAAAAAACTTACATAAAATGGCATATATTCATATAAAATTGAATATTTAAAAATAAAAATAGCAAAAATATCAAGAATATTTACTCCTATTAGAATCAATATTATTTTATTCATAAAAGGCATAGTAACTTTAGTATTTAAAACTTCCTTTGCAAATAAAAGAGTAAAAAGTAAACTTCCTGTTTCAAAAATATCAGTGAGAGCTTGTTCAAGAGTTGTTACATATGATTTATAACTTAAATAAGTAAAAGCGCATAATGTTAAAAGAACAAAAAGTTGCATAATTGAATAATATAAAAAATAACGAGTTTGTGAAGAAAAATAGATAATCAAATAGTACAAAAACGCACAAAAAATTATTCCATAAGCTACTCCATACAAAATTCCTTCATATTTTAATAAATATTTATATTCAAAATTATTTATATATTTCCAACGAAATTCAGCTTGTTTTGACTCTTTATATTTATATTTAAAAAAAAGTTCTTTTTTTTGATATTTATCTAGTTTTATTACCATAATATCATTGATTGTTTCATATATTGCATTTGTATAAATTAGACTTTTTTCATCTGAAACTATAGTCAGATAATAAGTTTCATCTTTTAATTGTTCTAAATTAACATCAAATTTTATTGTAAATTCTGAGAGTTGTTTATCTCTATATTCAAAAAAAGATAAATCTTTAAAATTTATATGATCTTCTGCAACATAATCTTTTATTAAATCACTGCTAAAAAGATTTGAGAAAAAAAGAGTAAAAAGGATTAAATATTTCATAATCATATTATACTAATAAATTAATTAATATTAATAGTAATTATCATAATTTATATTTTTTATAGTATAATTCCGCCATGAGTATAAATGAATTTAAAAATATAAAAATTTTATTTGTTGAAGATGAAGATAATATTAGAATAAATGCTACTTCATATTTAAAAAGATTATTTGATGAGGTTTATGAAGCAAAAGATGCTTTTGAAGCTTTTGAAATAATTGAGTATAAAAAACCACATATAATAATTACAGACATAAATATGCCTAAAATAAATGGTTTAGAAATGATAAAAAAAATCAGAGAAAAAGGTTTAGATACAAATATTATAGTTTTAAGTGCATTTACCCAAACTAGTTATTTATTGGAAGCTATTGAATTAGGACTTGTAAAATATTTAGTAAAACCAATTCGGCATGAAACTATTTATCCTGTTTTAACTCAATGCGTAAAAAAAATTAAAAATGATAATTCAAATATAAAATATTTTTCAAAAGATTGTTATTTTGATATGTTAAATAAAATATTAATAAAAGATAATCTAAACATAAAACTTACAAATAAAGAGTCAGATTTATTATCTTTATTATGTGAAAATAAAAATCAAACAGTTTTTTATGAAACAATTGAAGCTGTAGTTTGGAATGATTCTTTTATGAGTGAAGATGCTATTCGTTCGGTTGCTAGAAATCTAAGAAAAAAACTTCCAAGAAATTGCTTGGAGAATTTTTCTAAAATTGGATATAAAATAGTTACTTTAGATTAAAGTTTAACCCATTTGGAAATATAAAAATAAAATCTCTTTTTTAATATTTAGTTTATATTTTTCTATATCAAGATTTCTTATCTCTTTTGAGTTTTTCAAAGTATCTACATCTTCGATTGCTTTAAATCCAGCAGCATATTCTTCTTGATTTAACTGTAATAATTCTTCATAAAGTTTAATATCATTTTGTGCTAAATTAATTCTTTGTTCATATTGTTTTATTGTTTCAAAAGAAGTTTCATAGATTTTTTCTAATTTAATATAAGTTAAATCTTCTTCTTTTTTATTTTGTAAAAAAACTAATTTTGAGTGTTGAATATCATTTGAAGACGTTAAACTCAAGGGAATACTAACACTTGCTCCATATTTATAATAGTCATCGACATTATCATTTGTATCTGAATTATTGTATCCAGCCGTTCCATTTATTTTAAAAGATGGTAAATAACTACTTTTTGTTTTTTGATATTGGGTTTGACTAATTTTTGATTCCATTTGGGCATATTGTTTTTGTGAAGATTTATCTAAAAATTCTTCTTTAGAAATAAGAGAAATATCTGGTAAATTGATATTTGAAATATCATATGAAGTTAGTTTTTTTATCTCATTTTGGTATTTTACTTTTTCTAGCATTAATTCCATTTTTGTATCTTCAAGAAGATTTTTTGTCATAATTGCATCATTTAAATCGCTAATATCACTCTCTCCATTTTTATATTGAGATTTTTTTATACTAACTTCAATTTCTTTATTTTTAACATTTAAAATATTTTGTTTAATAGTAAGATTATTTACTAATAAATTTATAATATTGCTATATAACAAATATAAATCATCTTGATTATCCATTTGTATTTTTAGAGCCTCTTGGCTAAAAAGATAATTTGCATAATCAATTTTGGCGCTTATCCCACCAAAATTATAAACTTCTTGGGTTAAACTTAAAGAGTAATCTTTACTTTCAAAGTTTTCATTATCTTTACTTTGACTAACACTTAAATCAATATCACTGAGCCAATCATATTGATTTACTTTTTGTTTTTCTTCAATACTTTTGATTTTAAGTTCTTTTATTTCATTTTTTAAAGGTAATAAAACACTAATTTCTTCTTTTGCAAAAACTATAGAAACAAAAAAAATAGGTAACAAAAATCTTTTCATTATTTAAACTCCACATTTACACTTTGACCAAAATCTTTTGAGTCAATTTCAATTTCAGCTTTATATGCTGAAATAAAAGTTTTATCAGGTGTAATATCTAGTTTTTTTATAGTAGCATTTGATTTTTTACCATCTAAATAAATCTCTTTGGATTTTATATCTTTATAATCTTCTTTATTTAAATACAATACAAGCTTTGCTTTACTTGTATCATAAGCGGTTGCTATTTTTGTACCTGCGTTTACATAATCATATTTATTTACAATAAACTCTTTTAGATATAAATTATTTAAAGTTATCTCTTTTTTATTTAAGATGTCTTTTGTGTTTGTTATTGAAAGTTCAAGATTTTTTATACTATTTTTTAATTCAATAATTTGCATATATTTTTCATCTTTTTCATAATCACTTTTTCCAGTAATTGTTTTGTATTTATTGTAATAATTTTCCAAAATTACAAGTTTTTCATTTAAAAGTTTTAGTTGAGTTTGATAAAGATTTAAATTTTCTTTTTCAAGAACATTATCAATTTTTACAATAACGCCATTTACTATACTCATCTCTTTTGTTTTATCAAGAAAAGTAATTTCTCCATTTGTATTTGCATATATACTAAATTCGTCTTTTGGTTCGATTTTTGCTATATAGTTATTGGCAAATAAAAGAATTGGAAGTAGTAGAAAAAAATATCGTATCATTTTTAGTCCTTGATTTTAAATAAAGTTGCAAAAAGTGCAGGAACATAAATAAGGTTCAAAATAGTTCCCCATAAAATACCAAATCCTAAAGAAACGGCAATTGGTTGAAGCATCACAGATTCTCCTGTTGGGAAAAATATTAGAGTAAATAATCCTAACATAGTTGTTATTGAGGTTATTAAAATAGGTCGAACTCTAAGTCTAGCTTTTTCAAAAAACTCTTTTCTAGTTCTTGTATGATGTAAAAAATCTAACATAATAATTCCATCATTAATTACAACTCCTGCAAGTCCTAGCATTCCTATCATTGATTGAGAATTTAGATTTATTCCTATAACAAAATGCCCAATAATTGGACCTAAAATGCTAAAAGGAATAACAGAAAGAATAATAAATGAACTTTTAAAAGAAGGGAAAATAGTCAATAAAGTAATAAAAATTAAAAACATAGCTACTAAAAAAGCTTTTATTAAATCAAATGCCATTTGTTCACTTTTTTCTTTTTCTCCACCAAAATTAATATTAACACCATCATTTTTTATGGTATTAATATTTTCTTCTAATAGATTTAATACTTCTGTTGAATTTACAATATTATTATCAACATTTGCTAATACTTTTTTATAAATCTGTCCATTTATTTTTTCAATCTCTTCAAAGTTTCTTTCTATTTTAAAATCCACAACTTCTTTTAATTGAACAAATTGTTTATTATCTAAAGGAATATAAAAGTTTTTTAGTTCATTTAAACTATCTTTATATATTGATTTTGTGGTGATTTTGATAATTCCATCTTCGTTAAAAGTATTAGCTTGTTCTTTTTCTAAAAAGAAACTATTTATTGCATTTGCTAAATTACTATCTGTTAATCCAAGTTGTTTGCCGTAAGAATTGATAATATATTTATATTCACTTTGTCCAAGTACCGTATTATCACTAATATCTTTAACTCCATTAATTGTGTGAAGTCTTTCTTTTAATTTTTCAATACTTTGGATTAGTAATGTAGTATTTGCACTATTTAAAAGAATTTCAATATCAGTTGTTACTCCACCAATTCTATTTGTTGTTACATTATGTTCAACAGCATTATCTTCTTTTAGTAAAGGATTAATTAAATCTCTTATCATATTTATAGCTTCATTTGAGGTGATTAATCGAACTTTATTAGTTCTTTGAAAATCAAAACTTAGATTTAAAATAGGATTAACATAATTTTCTAAAAAGTTGTTTTCTCTAAAATCTTCAAGCTCTAACAAAAGAGTAAATCCATTTTCAATTGTTTCACTAGAATCAGTTATATCTTCATAAAATCCAACAGTTGTGTTTATATTTTTAATGTATATCTCTTTTGCATGATTTGATAAAGCTTCTTCATATTTTTTTGCAATTTGATTAGTGATTTCAATAGGAATAGAATCTTCAAGTTTGACTGATAATTTAATATTATTTGAGTCCATATCAGGGAAAAGTTGAAATCTACTACTTTGAATAAGTAAAATAGAAACTATAGGAATAGTTATAAAAAAAGTGATTAAAAAACTTCTTTTGTATTCAATAACTTTATGCAAAACCATTTCATAAAAATTATAAAGTTTTGTCCAATCTAATTGTTTTTCGTTGGCTTTTAAAATCTGTTTAGAGTGTAAAGGTAAAAATAAAAATGATTCAAGAATTGAAGAAATTATTAAACAAGAGATTATAATAGGAATAAGTTTCATTAAAAGACCCATTTCTCCACTTATAAACAGCATTGGTAAAAAAGCAAAAATTGTTGTTAATCCTGCAATTATTACAGGAGCAATCATTTGTTTTGTACCTTTTAATACAG from Arcobacter suis CECT 7833 encodes:
- a CDS encoding TolC family protein, which translates into the protein MKRFLLPIFFVSIVFAKEEISVLLPLKNEIKELKIKSIEEKQKVNQYDWLSDIDLSVSQSKDNENFESKDYSLSLTQEVYNFGGISAKIDYANYLFSQEALKIQMDNQDDLYLLYSNIINLLVNNLTIKQNILNVKNKEIEVSIKKSQYKNGESDISDLNDAIMTKNLLEDTKMELMLEKVKYQNEIKKLTSYDISNINLPDISLISKEEFLDKSSQKQYAQMESKISQTQYQKTKSSYLPSFKINGTAGYNNSDTNDNVDDYYKYGASVSIPLSLTSSNDIQHSKLVFLQNKKEEDLTYIKLEKIYETSFETIKQYEQRINLAQNDIKLYEELLQLNQEEYAAGFKAIEDVDTLKNSKEIRNLDIEKYKLNIKKEILFLYFQMG
- a CDS encoding efflux RND transporter periplasmic adaptor subunit, which produces MIRYFFLLLPILLFANNYIAKIEPKDEFSIYANTNGEITFLDKTKEMSIVNGVIVKIDNVLEKENLNLYQTQLKLLNEKLVILENYYNKYKTITGKSDYEKDEKYMQIIELKNSIKNLELSITNTKDILNKKEITLNNLYLKEFIVNKYDYVNAGTKIATAYDTSKAKLVLYLNKEDYKDIKSKEIYLDGKKSNATIKKLDITPDKTFISAYKAEIEIDSKDFGQSVNVEFK
- a CDS encoding response regulator transcription factor; the protein is MSINEFKNIKILFVEDEDNIRINATSYLKRLFDEVYEAKDAFEAFEIIEYKKPHIIITDINMPKINGLEMIKKIREKGLDTNIIVLSAFTQTSYLLEAIELGLVKYLVKPIRHETIYPVLTQCVKKIKNDNSNIKYFSKDCYFDMLNKILIKDNLNIKLTNKESDLLSLLCENKNQTVFYETIEAVVWNDSFMSEDAIRSVARNLRKKLPRNCLENFSKIGYKIVTLD
- the fumC gene encoding class II fumarate hydratase, which produces MNFRIEKDTMGEIKVANDKYWQAQTQRSLENFPIGDEKMPKEIIEGFAYLKKACAIVNNKLKRLDDIKTDAICKACDEVIEKKLENNFPLVVWQTGSGTQSNMNINEVVASRATEILGKDFRVEKLIHPNDDVNKGQSSNDTFPTAMRVAFVLDIQKRLIPAINILKTTLEKKSKEFENIVKIGRTHLQDATPLTLGQEISAYVDMLNKALAQIDDSMKYIVELAIGGTAVGTGLNSHPNFSPMVCEALNLLTNTKYPFKSHPNKFHALTAHDGEVVLSGVLTALASNLMKIANDIRWLSSGPRCGIGEINIPENEPGSSIMPGKVNPTQSEAMTMVAVQVMGNNTAVSIAASQGNFELNVFKPVIALNILQSIRLLSDTMLAFNDNCAVGIEANLVNINKYLNDSLMLVTALNPYIGYEKAALIAKTAHKNGTTLKQEAVNLGILSEKEFDLYVKPEDMIKPSL
- a CDS encoding sensor histidine kinase, whose translation is MKYLILFTLFFSNLFSSDLIKDYVAEDHINFKDLSFFEYRDKQLSEFTIKFDVNLEQLKDETYYLTIVSDEKSLIYTNAIYETINDIMVIKLDKYQKKELFFKYKYKESKQAEFRWKYINNFEYKYLLKYEGILYGVAYGIIFCAFLYYLIIYFSSQTRYFLYYSIMQLFVLLTLCAFTYLSYKSYVTTLEQALTDIFETGSLLFTLLFAKEVLNTKVTMPFMNKIILILIGVNILDIFAIFIFKYSILYEYMPFYVSFFISTLAGLISVFQKNYLHIVYTLGWFIVFLFLFLTELDSIEISGIYTVHLSAPIESLIFSFALGYTLKKMVEEKNEKEKLLIHQSKLASMGEMINNIAHQWRQPLTHLGFINMNLQLAFEDEPLDKKYLKEKIEESNAQLDFMSKTIDNFRDFYKPNKQKEIFYISVAVKKALEIMEPIFESNKIEFEFNVIKDKQINAYENEYSQVILNILTNAKDVLISRQIQNPKIIISINEKNDSIITTILDNAGGIENKYINHIFDPYFTTKQKGSGIGLYMSKMIIESHFKGKIKVFNKDKGASFSIEV
- a CDS encoding efflux RND transporter permease subunit; this encodes MYKIINYFFKNSHLNHTILVFILILGIFSYTKIPKEIFPSTELEMIEIEGSYSGASADNLNNFAVSEIENEINSISGLGKINSFIHSGYFSIEIELQDGVDKIEKINEIKDAVSAAKRYFPSDMTEPTVRSIDYGWSLLTISLNSSKYEQKELIKIASNLRTSLMQIEHVSKVNNYGDADLQIDLVLDTKKINMYGLNSSSVIDAISQLSYIYPVANIEQVGNHIYLSAQNNKFNEEFWKNSIIKVDDKKVYLSDIANISIDYPQKETIARLNGENTITLRVYKDKYGDSIKLVENIKELLKKTEQNNSDISLSISRDNSAPIQERIKTILSNIVLGLILVGLAMYILISPRLSFVIILGIPFSFVIALLFIEIMGYSLNMVSMMAMLIALGIVVDDAIIISENIQRYLDDGYKINDAVLKGTKQMIAPVIIAGLTTIFAFLPMLFISGEMGLLMKLIPIIISCLIISSILESFLFLPLHSKQILKANEKQLDWTKLYNFYEMVLHKVIEYKRSFLITFFITIPIVSILLIQSSRFQLFPDMDSNNIKLSVKLEDSIPIEITNQIAKKYEEALSNHAKEIYIKNINTTVGFYEDITDSSETIENGFTLLLELEDFRENNFLENYVNPILNLSFDFQRTNKVRLITSNEAINMIRDLINPLLKEDNAVEHNVTTNRIGGVTTDIEILLNSANTTLLIQSIEKLKERLHTINGVKDISDNTVLGQSEYKYIINSYGKQLGLTDSNLANAINSFFLEKEQANTFNEDGIIKITTKSIYKDSLNELKNFYIPLDNKQFVQLKEVVDFKIERNFEEIEKINGQIYKKVLANVDNNIVNSTEVLNLLEENINTIKNDGVNINFGGEKEKSEQMAFDLIKAFLVAMFLIFITLLTIFPSFKSSFIILSVIPFSILGPIIGHFVIGINLNSQSMIGMLGLAGVVINDGIIMLDFLHHTRTRKEFFEKARLRVRPILITSITTMLGLFTLIFFPTGESVMLQPIAVSLGFGILWGTILNLIYVPALFATLFKIKD